The following are from one region of the Streptomyces rubrogriseus genome:
- the carA gene encoding glutamine-hydrolyzing carbamoyl-phosphate synthase small subunit, whose amino-acid sequence MTTSTRGAHRTPAVLVLEDGRIFRGRAYGAVGATFGEAVFSTGMTGYQETLTDPSYHRQVVVMTAPHVGNTGINDEDMESRKIWVSGYVVRDPARVPSNWRSTRSLDQELAAQGVVGISGIDTRALTRHLRERGAMRVGIFSGNALPDEGTMLAEVRQAPEMSGADLSAEVATTEAYVVPAIGEKKFTVAAVDLGIKGMTPHRMAERGIEVHVLPATATVDDVYAVEPDGVFFSNGPGDPATADHPVSVMQGVLERGTPLFGICFGNQILGRALGFGTFKLKYGHRGINQPVQDRTTGKVEVTAHNHGFAVDAPLDQVSDTPYGRAEVSHVCLNDNVVEGLQLLDRPAFSVQYHPEAAAGPHDAAYLFDRFVNLMEGQRA is encoded by the coding sequence ATGACGACCTCCACCAGGGGAGCCCACCGGACTCCCGCCGTACTCGTCCTGGAGGACGGCCGGATCTTCCGAGGCCGTGCCTACGGGGCCGTGGGGGCCACCTTCGGCGAAGCCGTGTTCTCCACCGGCATGACCGGCTACCAGGAGACCCTCACCGACCCGTCGTACCACCGTCAGGTCGTCGTGATGACCGCCCCGCACGTCGGGAACACCGGGATCAACGACGAGGACATGGAGTCCAGGAAGATCTGGGTCTCCGGCTACGTGGTCCGCGACCCCGCGCGCGTGCCCTCCAACTGGCGCTCGACGCGCTCCCTCGACCAGGAACTGGCCGCCCAGGGCGTCGTCGGCATCTCCGGCATCGACACCCGCGCCCTCACCCGCCACCTGCGCGAGCGCGGCGCCATGCGCGTCGGCATCTTCTCCGGCAACGCGCTGCCCGACGAGGGCACCATGCTCGCCGAGGTCCGCCAGGCCCCCGAGATGAGCGGCGCCGACCTGTCCGCCGAGGTCGCCACCACCGAGGCGTACGTCGTCCCGGCGATCGGCGAGAAGAAGTTCACCGTCGCCGCCGTCGACCTCGGCATCAAGGGCATGACCCCGCACCGCATGGCCGAGCGCGGCATCGAGGTGCACGTCCTGCCCGCCACGGCCACGGTCGACGACGTCTACGCCGTCGAGCCGGACGGCGTGTTCTTCTCCAACGGCCCCGGCGACCCCGCCACCGCCGACCACCCGGTCTCCGTGATGCAGGGGGTCCTGGAGCGCGGCACCCCGCTCTTCGGCATCTGCTTCGGCAACCAGATCCTGGGCCGCGCCCTCGGCTTCGGCACCTTCAAGCTGAAGTACGGCCACCGCGGCATCAACCAGCCCGTGCAGGACCGTACGACCGGCAAGGTCGAGGTCACCGCGCACAACCACGGATTCGCCGTCGACGCCCCGCTCGACCAGGTGTCCGACACCCCCTACGGCCGCGCCGAGGTCTCCCACGTCTGCCTCAACGACAACGTGGTGGAGGGGCTCCAGCTCCTCGACCGGCCGGCCTTCAGCGTCCAGTACCACCCCGAAGCGGCAGCCGGCCCGCACGACGCCGCCTACCTGTTCGACCGCTTCGTGAACCTCATGGAGGGCCAGCGTGCCTAA
- the carB gene encoding carbamoyl-phosphate synthase large subunit produces MPKRTDIQSVLVIGSGPIVIGQAAEFDYSGTQACRVLKAEGLRVVLVNSNPATIMTDPEIADATYVEPITPEFVEKIIAKERPDALLPTLGGQTALNTAISLHGNGVLEKYGVELIGANVEAINKGEDRDLFKEVVEEVRKKIGHGESARSYICHSMDDVLKGVDALGGYPVVVRPSFTMGGAGSGFAHDEEELRRIAGQGLTLSPTTEVLLEESILGWKEYELELMRDKNDNVVVVCSIENFDPMGVHTGDSITVAPAMTLTDREYQTLRDVGIAIIREVGVDTGGCNIQFAVNPEDGRVIVIEMNPRVSRSSALASKATGFPIAKIAAKLAVGYTLDEIPNDITQETPASFEPTLDYVVVKAPRFAFEKFPSADSTLTTTMKSVGEAMAIGRNFTEAFQKALRSLEKKGSQFTFVGEPGDKEELLREAVRPTDGRINAVMQAIRAGATPEEVFDATKIDPWFVDQLFLIKEIADEIAETRELTADLLTEAKRHGFSDQQIAEISGLGEDVVRQVRHALGVRPVYKTVDTCAAEFAARTPYFYSSYDEESEVAPREKPAVIILGSGPNRIGQGIEFDYSCVHASFALSDAGYETVMVNCNPETVSTDYDTSDRLYFEPLTLEDVLEIVHAEQQAGPVAGVIVQLGGQTPLGLSQALKDNGVPIVGTSPEAIHAAEDRGAFGRVLAEAGLPAPKHGTATTFGEAKAIADEIGYPVLVRPSYVLGGRGMEIVYDETRLEAYIAESTEISPSRPVLVDRFLDDAIEIDVDALYDGEELYLGGVMEHIEEAGIHSGDSACALPPITLGGFDIKRLRASTQGIAKGVGVRGLINIQFALAGDILYVLEANPRASRTVPFTSKATAVPLAKAAARISLGATIAELRAEGLLPALGDGGTLPLDAPISVKEAVMPWSRFRDIHGRGVDTVLGPEMRSTGEVMGIDSVFGTAYAKSQAGAYGPLPTKGRAFISVANRDKRSMIFPARELVAHGFELMATSGTAEVLKRNGINATVVRKQSEGTGPNGEKTIVQLIHDGEVDLIVNTPYGTGGRLDGYDIRTAAVARSVPCLTTVQALAAAVQGIDALNHGDVGVRSLQEHAEFLIAARD; encoded by the coding sequence GTGCCTAAGCGCACCGATATCCAGTCCGTCCTGGTCATCGGCTCCGGCCCGATCGTCATCGGCCAGGCCGCCGAGTTCGACTACTCCGGCACCCAGGCGTGCCGCGTGCTCAAGGCCGAGGGCCTGCGCGTCGTCCTGGTCAACTCCAACCCGGCGACGATCATGACCGACCCGGAGATCGCCGACGCCACCTACGTCGAGCCGATCACCCCCGAGTTCGTCGAGAAGATCATCGCCAAGGAGCGCCCCGACGCGCTCCTGCCCACCCTCGGCGGCCAGACGGCCCTGAACACGGCCATCTCGCTGCACGGCAACGGCGTCCTGGAGAAGTACGGCGTCGAGCTGATCGGCGCCAACGTCGAGGCCATCAACAAGGGCGAGGACCGCGACCTGTTCAAGGAGGTCGTCGAGGAGGTCCGCAAGAAGATCGGCCACGGCGAGTCCGCCCGGTCCTACATCTGCCACTCCATGGACGACGTCCTCAAGGGCGTCGACGCGCTCGGCGGCTACCCCGTCGTCGTCCGCCCCTCCTTCACCATGGGCGGCGCCGGCTCCGGCTTCGCCCACGACGAGGAGGAGCTGCGCCGCATCGCCGGGCAGGGCCTCACCCTCTCGCCGACCACCGAGGTGCTCCTGGAGGAGTCCATCCTCGGCTGGAAGGAGTACGAGCTGGAGCTGATGCGCGACAAGAACGACAACGTCGTGGTCGTCTGCTCGATCGAGAACTTCGACCCCATGGGCGTGCACACCGGCGACTCGATCACCGTCGCGCCCGCGATGACGCTGACCGACCGCGAGTACCAGACCCTGCGCGACGTCGGCATCGCGATCATCCGCGAGGTCGGCGTCGACACCGGCGGCTGCAACATCCAGTTCGCGGTGAACCCCGAGGACGGCCGGGTCATCGTCATCGAGATGAACCCGCGCGTGTCGCGCTCCTCGGCCCTCGCCTCCAAGGCGACCGGCTTCCCCATCGCCAAGATCGCCGCGAAGCTCGCCGTCGGTTACACGCTGGACGAGATCCCGAACGACATCACGCAGGAGACCCCGGCCTCCTTCGAGCCGACCCTCGACTACGTGGTCGTCAAGGCTCCGCGGTTCGCCTTCGAGAAGTTCCCGAGCGCCGACTCCACCCTCACCACCACCATGAAGTCGGTCGGCGAGGCCATGGCGATCGGCCGGAACTTCACCGAGGCCTTCCAGAAGGCGCTGCGCTCGCTGGAGAAGAAGGGCAGCCAGTTCACCTTCGTCGGCGAGCCCGGCGACAAGGAAGAGCTGCTGCGCGAGGCCGTGCGGCCCACCGACGGCCGCATCAACGCCGTCATGCAGGCCATCCGCGCGGGCGCCACCCCGGAGGAGGTCTTCGACGCCACGAAGATCGACCCCTGGTTCGTCGACCAGCTCTTCCTCATCAAGGAGATCGCCGACGAGATCGCCGAGACCCGCGAGCTGACCGCCGACCTGCTCACCGAGGCCAAGCGGCACGGCTTCTCCGACCAGCAGATCGCCGAGATCAGCGGCCTGGGCGAGGACGTCGTCCGCCAGGTGCGGCACGCGCTCGGTGTCCGCCCGGTCTACAAGACGGTCGACACCTGCGCCGCCGAGTTCGCCGCCCGGACGCCGTACTTCTACTCCTCCTACGACGAGGAGAGCGAGGTCGCGCCCCGCGAGAAGCCCGCGGTGATCATCCTGGGCTCCGGTCCCAACCGCATCGGCCAGGGCATCGAGTTCGACTACTCCTGCGTCCACGCCTCCTTCGCGCTGTCCGACGCCGGGTACGAGACCGTGATGGTCAACTGCAACCCGGAGACCGTCTCCACCGACTACGACACCTCCGACCGGCTCTACTTCGAGCCGCTCACCCTGGAGGACGTCCTGGAGATCGTCCACGCCGAGCAGCAGGCCGGTCCCGTCGCGGGCGTGATCGTCCAGCTCGGCGGCCAGACCCCGCTCGGCCTGTCGCAGGCGCTGAAGGACAACGGCGTGCCGATCGTCGGCACCTCCCCGGAGGCCATCCACGCCGCCGAGGACCGCGGCGCCTTCGGCCGGGTCCTCGCCGAGGCCGGGCTCCCGGCCCCCAAGCACGGCACCGCCACCACCTTCGGCGAGGCCAAGGCCATCGCCGACGAGATCGGCTACCCGGTCCTGGTGCGGCCCTCCTACGTCCTCGGCGGACGCGGCATGGAGATCGTCTACGACGAGACCCGCCTCGAGGCGTACATCGCCGAGTCGACCGAGATCAGCCCGTCCCGGCCGGTCCTGGTCGACCGCTTCCTGGACGACGCCATCGAGATCGACGTCGACGCCCTGTACGACGGCGAGGAGCTGTACCTCGGCGGTGTCATGGAGCACATCGAGGAGGCCGGCATCCACTCCGGCGACTCGGCGTGCGCCCTGCCCCCGATCACGCTGGGCGGCTTCGACATCAAGCGGCTGCGCGCCTCCACCCAGGGCATCGCCAAGGGCGTCGGTGTGCGCGGCCTGATCAACATCCAGTTCGCACTGGCCGGGGACATCCTGTACGTCCTGGAGGCCAACCCGCGCGCCTCGCGCACCGTGCCCTTCACCTCGAAGGCGACCGCGGTGCCGCTGGCCAAGGCCGCCGCCCGCATCTCGCTGGGCGCCACCATCGCCGAGCTGCGCGCCGAGGGCCTGCTCCCGGCGCTCGGCGACGGCGGCACCCTGCCGCTGGACGCGCCGATCTCCGTCAAGGAGGCCGTGATGCCGTGGTCCCGCTTCCGGGACATCCACGGCCGCGGCGTCGACACGGTGCTCGGCCCGGAGATGCGCTCCACCGGCGAGGTCATGGGCATCGACTCCGTCTTCGGCACGGCGTACGCCAAGTCGCAGGCCGGCGCGTACGGACCGCTGCCGACCAAGGGCCGCGCCTTCATCTCGGTCGCCAACCGCGACAAGCGCTCGATGATCTTCCCGGCCCGCGAGCTGGTCGCCCACGGCTTCGAGCTGATGGCCACCTCCGGCACCGCCGAGGTCCTCAAGCGCAACGGCATCAACGCCACCGTCGTGCGCAAGCAGTCCGAGGGCACCGGCCCGAACGGCGAGAAGACCATCGTCCAGCTCATCCACGACGGCGAGGTCGACCTCATCGTCAACACCCCGTACGGCACCGGCGGCCGCCTCGACGGCTACGACATCCGTACGGCGGCCGTGGCCCGCTCCGTGCCCTGCCTGACGACGGTCCAGGCGCTGGCGGCGGCGGTCCAGGGCATCGACGCCCTCAACCACGGAGACGTGGGAGTGCGCTCACTCCAGGAACACGCCGAGTTCCTGATCGCCGCCCGCGACTAG